Genomic segment of Canis aureus isolate CA01 chromosome 16, VMU_Caureus_v.1.0, whole genome shotgun sequence:
TAGCCTCAAGCCCTGCCATCCTGAGTTGCTGTGTGGTGACAGCTGAGAGCGGTCTTTGTGAGCAGCAGCTTTCCCAGGAACGTGGGGGCAACAGCAATGGAGTGGAGGTGTTAGGGGAATGTGCAGAGgccaggagaagggaaggggtgCCCCCACCCTACCTGCTACCCATGCATCACTCCATGGCTTCTCTACCAAGATAGGCAGTGACTCCTCAAGGAACGGGGAGAGGCCCCATtctgcacgcacgcacacacaccagTCAATCAGTAGGAACTGAGGGCAGCTGTTGGGACGGGGCTGGTGGCTGGGCCTCCACCCCCATCCGGGCCACGTGCCCCATAGTACAGATACTCTGCACAGCATGGAAGGAGCAGAGCACCTGCCACCTTCTGAAGCAGACCTGCACACGTCAATTCCTGGCCTCCCTCACTGCCAGGAACGTGTTCCTCCAAGAAGGTCCTCCTGCCCCACCAGACTTCAGCACCCCCAGCATCCCTCTGTAATGCCCCATCACACCTGAAATCATtcggcacctggctggctgtccAGCATTCTGGGCCAAGATCGCCCGGTGAGGCACATGGATTGCACAGGATGAGTGAGCCACGGAGAAAGAGGGCGTACGTGGCAAGGAGGCCAGGCAGCAATTGGGGAACTCTGATTTCTCTTCTGGGATCATCTCAGCATTTCACACTGGACACCCTTGCCCTGGTAGGGAATAACTGCCCCAACCCtcagcctgatgccaggctctgAGATGGCGCTATTTGGAAAGATCACCAGGCCACTTGGAGACATAAGAGTCTCCAGTACCCAAGGAAGCCCAGGGGACCTAGGAGGTGAGGCTGAGTGGCAAACGTatgagggcaggggatggggggaaGACACCCTTCTCTCCCATACCCACAGGCCGGCGCATCCTGGGCACACAGAGCCCTTGTGGGTCTTCTTGgaagggctgaaggcagggcccaCAGACATGCGCGCCTGGGGGGCACCGTGCCCGCCTCTTCAGGGCACAGTCCAGGCTCCCAGGACAGGCAGCTGCATCTAGGAAGGAAGCAGAAGGCAGAGCTGGATCACCGCCCTGGTCAGCTCAGCCCCTGCATGGAGGCGGTACTGCcctggcccccctcccccacacagtTGACCCAGGCTGGCCTGGCTCCGGCCATTGTTCTGGGCAGGCCCTTCCTCCCAAGAGCCAGAGATCAGGACCAGGAAGACAAGCCTTCCCAACACTTATCGGAACTCTCCTGCCCCACCCACTCCCCAGAGTTCTACCTCCAGGCCTGATTCAGCCCTAGACGGAACACTAGCTCTCCCAGCCGGGGCCAGGCAGCCCTCTAGGTCCTGCCTCTGGTCTCAACATGCCCCAAGCAAGCCCTAACCCCTCTACCCAGGCTGGGAGCCCTAGAAAGTGGGGCCACCCACCTCTCTCACCAcatcagggctgccctacaaGTCCCATTGTGTCATCCCACAGCCCTAGGGCAGAGCTGGAAGCCAAGGGCCCTGCAAGTGCCTACAGCCCTAGGCATAGATGGAAGATGGTCACTCTCCCTGTGTCTGGTCTCTGGCTTGtctctgaagcacagagaagctgGGTTGGGGAGACCTAGATTGGGATCAGCAAGCCATACTTGCCTGAGATACAGAAGCCAGACCAGGGTCACCCCCGCAGTCACACTGCCAGTGACTAGGAAGTCCCTGGGACTTTGGGCCCTAACTACGGTGTCCTGTATAGATGGCCAATGGGTCCCATCCTGATGCTGGGGGACAGAAAGCAGTAGCCTTCCAGCCCTCAGTTTCCCTTCTGGGACACAGAAGGCAAGTTGCCTCAAAGCTAGGGAATGCCCTAAGGCCTGGTACACTGGCCCCAGTTATGGGACAGCAGAGCTAGAGGACCCAGGGAGATACCCAGCAGGACTGTCAATCCTGGTTGAGGAGGCTGGGATGGGGTATATCTGGAGGACCAGACTATTCCTCtgggcccagcccccaccccccatggcaGGAGGGCCACTGGGGCCCAAGGTACGCGGAGGATCAAGGAGTGCTGGGCTCTGTCCTTCTCCAGACCTTGGCTGGGCTGACTTGGTTTCCTTGGTAACCTGACACTCCCAGCCTCCTCTCTGAAGGTAGGGCATTCCAGCAGCCCTTGCAGCAGGCAGACTCCCATCCAGGGGACCCCCACCCTATACCACCTGGGTCAGCAGGCACCAGTATCATAGAGCCAGCCTGGGGCGTAGGCTGGTTAAACGTTAAGCCTGTGCCAGCACATCACTCTGGACCCCACCCACCAGTTGGGTGCCTGGGGAGCCAGACAGTCCCTCTCCTGGTGCTGAGACCGCAGAGTGCCCAGGCCAAGGGTAGAGGCCTCAAGCACAAAGCTGCTTCTAGGGTCTGGGTTCCAGAGGCCTCCAGACATTCCCGGTTCCCCAGCCTAGGAAGACAGGGCTGCCACCCAGCTAATGCTGAGGAAGTCTCCCCTCCAGCCCTGGCGTGCAGGAAGAGATCTCCGGAATAGCGGCAGGTGGAGGGCGGCAGCACCACACCCTGCATCTGGGAGCAGCTGGGATGTCACCAGCCCACCCCAGGGGCTTAGCACACGGGCTACACTCCATTTCCTCAGGAGGCCCCACCCTGCATGCCCTAGAGCCAGGTTCTCTGCAAGCAGCCTTCATTATTGCTGGCCAGTCCCACTCTCCCGCTCTCCGGCTTCCTGTCCACGGGTGCTAAGCCCAGGAGGAAGCCTGCCCTGATGTGGCCTCTAGAGGCCACGCACACAGAACCACAAGGCCCAGGCTGGCATCCCAGCTAGGCCACATAGCTtctttgtacctcagtttccccatctgtaaagtgggctaAAAATAGCCAGTAGTGAGTGAATGCATGAGCACAATCTCCCAGTTCAGCCCTGGGCTGGGATGCGTTTTCCATCCTGGGTTCCTGCAGACCTTCCCGCCTGGAGCCCCGGGGCCCATCTGGGAAGCAGGGAGGGTCTCCCAGGTCTGTGGGCTTCTCAAGCTCTGCCCTACCACCAAGAGGGCCCCCCAGGGCATTACCTCCTGCCCCCACTGGAGCCCGAACAAGCCCCTAAGCCTGGGACAattcagcccccacccccacccccacccccacccatggcAGCAAAGCAAGGTTCGTGCCCAACACCACCTGAGGCCTGGGGACAGGCAGCCCAGCACCGCGACCCCGACCCCGGGACAGACGCTAGCAGCGAGGCCGCCAGACCCCTGGGGCCTCGCCGGCGCCCACGGAGCCCGGGAAGTGCACACGCACGGACGCGCGGACAGGCAGCCGGCGGCGGGCCCACCCGGACGGATCCGTCCTCAGACACAGACACAGCACCGGCCCACGGACCCAGAGACAAAGACAGGACGAGCGTGAACTTCAGGGTCGCCGCCAGGAGCCCCAGAGAAGGCCCGTGGAGCGAGCGGAGCCCTGCGGCGGCCGGGGCGCCGCGCCCTCCGGGCCAAGCCTGTTTACCGCCTCTCGGGCGAGGCGGGGCCCGCGGCGAGGGCGGCGGCGGGCAGGGCGAGGGCGCCGCGCAGCTCCGCGATCCCAGGCCGCTCTCGCTCACCCGGGCGGCCGGCGGAGGCCCCGCGCAGGGCCGCGCCGAGGACGAGGCCGCAGagcagcagccgcagcagccGCAGGTGTCGCGGGGAGGGCGGAGGGACGGGTGTCGCCATCCTTCAGCGCCGCCGCCGGGGCAGCATGGCACCGCGCGGCCCGGGGctcggcgcgggcggcgggcgccgcgtccgggaggcggcggcggcggcggagggggcggaggtgGAGGCGGAGGAGGAAAGGAGGCGGCGGCGCTGACGCTGCGGCAGAGGATCCGGGATGCAGGCGCGGCGGCGGGAGGCTCTCAGGGACTGCGCCTGCGCGCTCCACCTGAGGGGGCGGGCCGGCGTCTCCAGGttgcgccccctcccccctcccccctcctccccagcgcTCCAGGCCTCCGGGCGCCTCGGCTTCTGCGGCCTCTGTGGCTGGGGACCTCTGTTCTCCTCAGGCCCGGCTAGGCTTGGGGGGGCCTCCCCGGGACACACTTCCCTCGAGTCCCCACTCTGTCGCCAGTTTCCACGCAGCCACCACCCCGCTTGGAGCAGGGGACCTGTCCCGGGCCTGGAGGCGCTAGCCCCGGGAGCACGGGGATACCCGGCACACACTGATGGACAGCTGCGTCCAAAGACGCACCTGGGCGCTCAGAGGCACCTGGTAAAGGCAAACACACGCCTGGAACGAGGCCGGTGCTGGTGAACACTAAGGTTGGAATGGGGCGGCTGCGCTCAGGGAGGCCACCAGGGGGCAAGAGTGACCTGGAGCGGCTGGTGAGGGATGGCTGGGAGCTGTCCACGGTCCCTGGGTGACAGCCTTCAGCTCCGGGAGGCCTCAGGACCACAGGCACCTATGGATGCACCCCCTTGCACTGTACCTGTTGCTCCAGAGAGCACACCCACGCATTCCACCTGGGaaacctccctctgcctcacctcaCACCCCAGGCTTCCCCTCAGAGCCCCGAAGACAGGGCCGGCTGCCCTCAGGGTTGTGGATGGCTGAAAACCTCCAGAAGGTGGAGATGTGTGAGTGAAGCTAGCACAGCCATTCTCCCCTCAGGGTGCTGTCCATCGTGTCTGTGCTCACTTTCTAGAAAGGCTGAGGAGCAGGAAGACAGAGTAAAACCGTGCCTTCTCGCGCAGGAAACCAGTGCTTGGGGAGGAGGCTGCGGGAGCAGCAGGTGGAGGAAACTGGCATGTCTTGGAGATGCAGAAGGCCATACCCAGGCAGGAGGGAGCTGTGCCTcagtgtcagggcacctgggcttTACGCTGGCTCCTCTCACTGTTCTTCTCTGAGCAATGGGGCCCTGCACCCCCCTGGTCCTCATCTCAGCAGCCCCCCAGCACCACTTCCTGCCAAGGGTCTGCCCTGTCCCCCAGTCCCTTCCAGCAGACTGCTCTAGACAGCTGCCCTGCCCAGGACCCTCACTTCCACCATCTGTCCACTCTCTACCCTCACCCCCAGGCCAGCTCTAGGCCAGGGCCCGGGTGCCAGTCTTGGTTGGGTCACGGATGCCGATCTGGAGGGGCTGCAGGGCCCTGCTGGCCAGAGAAGACTCAAGAGACTCTGGGACTCTTGGGCCAGCCGTGGAGGAGAGCAGGATCTTCACCGATCCATGTCTGGgcccagagaggaaggaaggaggaagagcctGGGGCCACCCTTAGGACTAGCCAGGGCTCGTCCTGGCCAGCTCAGCtgtggggagggaggacaggCAGTGGCTCCGGCGCCCCACCCTATGAATGTTCTCTGCTGCTCTagaaagtttttattataaaatgttcacAAGTAGGCACTGTGTTCCCAGAGCGTAGGCCTGACCATCCTCCTCCTGCAGACACAGACCCCACAGAGTGCGGGGGCTCCAGGGCCTAACTCGCTGAAGTTGTGGGCTGAGGGCTGCGGGGTGTCTGGGTCCTGGGTGCCAGGAAGGGGGGTGCAGGAGACCGGGCAGGCTTGGGGAGACTGCAGGGAGCTGGCCAGGCCTAGATTCACTGTTGTTCACCCACTTGGGCCCCTGTGGGCTGCATGCCAGCATCCCTGGCTCAGTGGGGGTGACACTGGGGGGCAGAGGTGCTGCGGGTGTGTGGAGTATGGTGAGGGCACCGGGGGTAGGAGTGGAGCGGCGACAGGCCAGAGCCACCAGTGTGGCCCTAGATGGTACTGGACAACTTGGCAGCGCGCACCCGACGCAGCAGCAGGACAGCAGCGGCCAGCAGGATGGCAGTGCAGAGCAGGACCAGGGCCACCCAGGCGCTGAGGTCTGTGCCCTTGCGCATTCCCGGTGGCTCGGCGGGGATCAGGTTGGTCAGGTTCAGCATGTAGCCAAGCGCCCAGCCCACCGTGGTATCCCCGGCCTGTGGGCGACCCGCAGGCCTCAGCTACTCCATACAGCCCCAAAGGCCCCGCCCCTCTGTGCCCTGCCAACCACAGGCTCCCACCTTCTTCTGGAAGGTTACCCCACGGAAGGTATGCTCCTGGAAGCCATAGCCCTGGCTCAGCAGCTGTTGCACGAATGTGGCCACCGCGCAGTAGTCAGGCAGGCGGGCCTGCTCCCCGGGGACCCGGGCCTGCAGCTGGGACATGAAGGGAACATTGTTGGGCCAGTGACCACTGGGAGGTCTCAGCCCAGAGGACAGGTGACCCTACCCCAGCACGGTCCCCCAGAGGCCAGCCCCTGGTGGAAATTTCCCTCCAGGACCAGCAGTGTGACCGCCGATGGCAGTAGGCACCCCTGCCTTGGAGGTGGACCTCAAGGAGACCCCAGGGACAGCCACCCAGGAAGCAGCAGGCCAGCAGCAACCGTGTGTGAGGTCAGGGGCACAGAAGCACCAGACCTTCAGTGTGGACCTTGAGCTAACCTTTTGCCTCCCACCTCTCCAGCCACCCCCCACATCTGCCTGAGACTAGACTTGGAGAAGACAGGATGGGCCTTTGCCACCACCAGAGCCCTGAGACAGTGTTTCTCGCAAGGTTTGGCAGGCACCCCATGCTCCACCTGTGAAAACACCGCTTCCCTTACTTGGCAGGTGTCTAACTATAGTGGCAGAAGCCAGAAACCTGCAACTTTTCTTCAAAGCCTCACTCCCCTGCCCCTAAGCTCTGCTATTCCTATTCACCCCACTTCACCCCATGCGCCCTGCTGCCGTAGGGcctttgctcttccctctgtcctcccaATCTAGGTTCTGGGCCTCAGGGCAGCCCAGTGCTGTCCAGGCCCCTTGGCACAGCCCCAGCAGGGCACGGGTAGGGCTTACCTCACTCCATGTCTGGTTGCAGATGGTGACAACCGCAACTTCTAGCTGCTGCAGGGTCTCCACAGGCAGCCCCATCACGGTCCTCAGGAAGTCCACAGTGtagaagaaggcagagaagccCTGCGAGGAGGGGACAGCCATACCTAGGACAGACCCCACCCACAACAGGGcacccgcccccagccccagaccCTCACTCACAATGAAGTTCCCAGCCACAGGGGGCTGGAATATGCCATTGAAGGAGCATTGGGAGAAGTGGCAGGAGGAGAAATTGAAGAGCTCCAAGATGAGGCCACGGCAGAGGGCGGGGTCGCTGGTCCCCGACAAGTTGACCCTGGTGCTGCCAGTGAAGGTCTGGGGCCGCTGGGCCGCAGTGCACGGAGACTCATACACGTCTTGAAGGAGCACTTGGCTCGAATAGCCCCTCGGCCAGCAAGGGTGGAAGCCATAGGTCTGGGAGGAATGCAGGGGTGCGTGAGGCATCAGCCCTACACCAAGCACTGctgccacccccagcccaggATCCCTGAGAGCCCCCCAGAGGACCCGCCTGAGGAATCTCCCGTAAGTCCCACTTTGGCGGCATCACTTCTGTGCTCAGGGCCAGTCACGGCTCCCCATCATCTGACGGACAAAACCCACCCCccggccaggcacccctggcctcTGGATGCCTGGCCCTGGGCCTCCTTTCCCCCTAGCCAGGCACTCACTAGACCCACCCCCACCACGTGGCTTTTGTGTGTGCAAGATCCTTGTGCATCTGTCCTGCCAGCTGAGTAAAGCCCAGCTTTGGTTCCCAGAGCGGCCATCCTCAGTCCAGGCTCCACTCTGGACTCTTGGCTCCTCCCATCCCTTCTCACCCCCTTCCCCCAAGGAGGGCACAGTGGGAGCAGGTGGGCCAGGGGTGGTGAGGCACCTGTAGTGCACCAGCCAGCAGCCTCAGGAGGACCTGGTCACGGCCA
This window contains:
- the ENTPD2 gene encoding ectonucleoside triphosphate diphosphohydrolase 2 isoform X1, whose product is MAGKVLSLLPPLLLAAAGLAGLLLLCVPTRDVREPPALKYGIVLDAGSSHTSMFIYKWPADKKNDTGIVGQHSSCEVHGGGISSYADNPSRAGQSLVECLEQALQEVPRERHVGTPLYLGATAGMRLLKLTSPEASANVLAAVTQTLTQYPFDFRGAHILSGQDEGVFGWVTANYLLENFIKYGWVGQWFRPRKGTLGAMDLGGASTQITFEMAGPAEDPTNEVQLRLYGQHYRVYTHSFLCYGRDQVLLRLLAGALQTYGFHPCWPRGYSSQVLLQDVYESPCTAAQRPQTFTGSTRVNLSGTSDPALCRGLILELFNFSSCHFSQCSFNGIFQPPVAGNFIGFSAFFYTVDFLRTVMGLPVETLQQLEVAVVTICNQTWSELQARVPGEQARLPDYCAVATFVQQLLSQGYGFQEHTFRGVTFQKKAGDTTVGWALGYMLNLTNLIPAEPPGMRKGTDLSAWVALVLLCTAILLAAAVLLLRRVRAAKLSSTI
- the ENTPD2 gene encoding ectonucleoside triphosphate diphosphohydrolase 2 isoform X2, which encodes MAGKVLSLLPPLLLAAAGLAGLLLLCVPTRDVREPPALKYGIVLDAGSSHTSMFIYKWPADKKNDTGIVGQHSSCEVHGGGISSYADNPSRAGQSLVECLEQALQEVPRERHVGTPLYLGATAGMRLLNFLCYGRDQVLLRLLAGALQTYGFHPCWPRGYSSQVLLQDVYESPCTAAQRPQTFTGSTRVNLSGTSDPALCRGLILELFNFSSCHFSQCSFNGIFQPPVAGNFIGFSAFFYTVDFLRTVMGLPVETLQQLEVAVVTICNQTWSELQARVPGEQARLPDYCAVATFVQQLLSQGYGFQEHTFRGVTFQKKAGDTTVGWALGYMLNLTNLIPAEPPGMRKGTDLSAWVALVLLCTAILLAAAVLLLRRVRAAKLSSTI